The following proteins come from a genomic window of Caldisericia bacterium:
- the miaA gene encoding tRNA (adenosine(37)-N6)-dimethylallyltransferase MiaA translates to MKKVIYIGGPTGVGKSEIGVKLAKKINGEIISCDAFQVYKYMNIGTNKIKKDEMEGIPHHLIDIIDPNEEFSSGLYKEIALKKIDEIINKGKMPIIVGGTGLYLRTLLYFDPPEKDDTIRKNLLERVNKEGLDSLYEELKRVDPEYANKISKNDKKRIVRALEVFYIYNKPFSTFQNMIERFDSIKIALIMDRKLLYEKIKDRVERMFERGFVEEVKYINEKFGFSKTSIKAIGYEEVLKYLKGEINITTCKNEIIKKTKEYARKQIIWLRKEKDIIFINIENKDSEKVVDEILEIVRNRWKIS, encoded by the coding sequence ATGAAAAAGGTAATATATATTGGAGGTCCTACAGGAGTAGGAAAAAGTGAAATAGGAGTAAAACTCGCAAAAAAAATTAATGGAGAAATTATCTCTTGTGATGCCTTTCAAGTGTATAAATATATGAATATTGGAACAAATAAAATAAAAAAAGATGAGATGGAAGGTATACCTCATCACCTTATTGACATAATTGATCCAAATGAAGAGTTTTCAAGTGGCTTATATAAAGAGATTGCATTGAAAAAGATTGATGAGATTATAAATAAAGGAAAAATGCCAATAATTGTTGGGGGAACAGGCTTATATTTAAGAACTCTTTTATATTTTGATCCACCTGAAAAAGATGATACAATAAGAAAAAATTTATTAGAAAGAGTAAATAAAGAGGGCTTAGATTCTCTTTATGAAGAATTAAAAAGAGTTGATCCAGAGTATGCAAATAAAATCTCAAAAAATGATAAAAAGAGAATTGTTAGAGCGTTAGAAGTTTTTTATATTTACAATAAACCTTTTTCAACTTTTCAAAATATGATAGAAAGATTTGATTCAATAAAAATTGCCTTAATAATGGATAGAAAACTTCTTTATGAGAAAATAAAAGATAGAGTTGAAAGAATGTTTGAAAGAGGTTTTGTTGAAGAAGTTAAATATATAAATGAAAAATTTGGTTTTTCCAAAACATCAATTAAAGCAATAGGTTATGAAGAAGTTTTAAAATATTTAAAAGGAGAAATAAATATTACAACATGTAAAAATGAGATTATTAAAAAAACAAAAGAATATGCAAGAAAACAGATTATATGGTTAAGAAAAGAAAAAGATATAATTTTTATTAATATTGAGAATAAAGATAGTGAAAAAGTTGTTGATGAGATTTTAGAAATTGTGAGGAATAGATGGAAGATATCATAA
- the uvrC gene encoding excinuclease ABC subunit UvrC, with protein sequence MKWPDDLKKVPSASGVYIFYNDKNEVIYVGKATSLKERLRSYLDTKSVIFPKDKILRESISNFDYIVTSSPSEALLLEANLIKKHKPKYNIRLKDDKSYPYLKIVMDDFPYIEVKRGLKQDNALYFGPFVDVKSLRRVVSLGRKIFKLRRCIKKLPNKKCIYFDIGECSAPCIGNISKEDYQKKVKDFILFIKNDYKKLKDSLITQMNEYVKKLQFEKAAVIRDSIKAIDKVFYSQRVLTNEDISFDVIYLIKEKDRVLIEYLEIRNGRLIFEKPYEMIGNSESKEIISTFISLFYSRKIDAPDLIITNYKLAKKDEIKKFLQEKFRKDIVIRLPKSDFEKSVVEFASENAKEHLMKLISPIKDETLKKIKELLKLNKIPEYIEGYDISNIRGKYAVGSLVVFQNGVPKKDFYRKFKIKFTKGPDDYGMLKEVFLRRFSHIGDKKFSWEPDLILIDGGKGQLNIALEVKKELNLPYKFISIAKENEILFFEDFDYEIVLPKNSDVLQLFQKIRDEAHRFAKNYFKKLLRKGELDS encoded by the coding sequence ATGAAATGGCCAGATGATCTTAAAAAAGTACCCTCTGCTTCTGGAGTTTACATTTTTTACAATGATAAAAATGAAGTAATTTATGTTGGAAAAGCAACCTCATTGAAAGAGAGGTTAAGAAGTTACCTTGACACTAAGAGTGTTATTTTTCCAAAAGATAAAATTTTAAGAGAATCAATTTCTAATTTTGATTACATTGTAACATCTTCACCCTCAGAAGCACTTCTTCTTGAAGCAAATTTAATTAAAAAACATAAACCAAAATATAATATAAGATTAAAAGATGATAAATCTTATCCATATTTAAAAATTGTTATGGATGATTTTCCATATATTGAAGTTAAAAGAGGATTAAAACAAGATAACGCTCTTTATTTTGGTCCTTTTGTTGATGTTAAATCATTAAGAAGAGTTGTTTCTTTGGGAAGGAAGATATTTAAATTAAGAAGGTGCATAAAAAAACTTCCAAATAAAAAATGTATCTATTTTGATATTGGGGAATGTAGTGCACCATGTATAGGAAATATATCAAAAGAAGATTATCAAAAGAAAGTTAAAGATTTTATTTTATTTATTAAAAATGATTATAAAAAATTAAAAGATTCTCTTATAACACAGATGAATGAATATGTTAAAAAACTTCAATTTGAAAAAGCAGCAGTAATAAGAGATTCAATAAAGGCAATTGATAAAGTTTTTTATTCTCAAAGAGTATTAACAAATGAAGATATATCATTTGATGTAATTTATCTAATAAAAGAAAAAGATAGAGTTTTAATTGAGTATTTAGAAATAAGAAATGGAAGGCTTATATTTGAAAAACCTTATGAGATGATAGGAAATAGTGAATCAAAAGAAATTATTTCAACATTTATTTCATTATTTTATTCAAGAAAAATTGATGCTCCAGATTTAATAATTACAAATTATAAATTAGCCAAAAAAGATGAAATAAAGAAATTTTTACAAGAGAAGTTTAGAAAAGATATTGTCATAAGGTTACCTAAAAGTGATTTTGAAAAGAGTGTAGTTGAATTTGCGAGTGAAAATGCAAAAGAACATCTAATGAAATTAATTTCACCAATTAAAGATGAAACACTTAAAAAAATAAAGGAACTATTAAAATTAAATAAAATTCCAGAATATATTGAAGGTTATGATATCTCAAATATTAGAGGAAAATATGCAGTTGGATCTCTTGTTGTTTTTCAAAATGGAGTTCCAAAAAAAGATTTTTATAGAAAATTTAAAATAAAGTTCACAAAAGGACCAGATGATTATGGAATGCTTAAGGAGGTTTTTTTAAGAAGATTTTCTCATATTGGTGATAAGAAATTTTCTTGGGAACCAGATTTAATTTTGATAGACGGAGGTAAAGGACAACTAAATATTGCTCTTGAAGTTAAAAAAGAACTAAATTTACCCTATAAATTTATTTCAATTGCAAAAGAAAATGAAATTCTCTTTTTTGAAGATTTTGATTATGAGATTGTTCTTCCAAAAAATAGTGATGTTCTTCAACTCTTTCAAAAAATAAGAGATGAGGCTCATAGATTTGCTAAAAATTATTTTAAAAAACTTTTAAGAAAAGGTGAGTTAGATAGTTAA
- a CDS encoding nucleoside kinase produces the protein MRIRLIDLISDIDYPYTSAIVNNRRVGFLDEIEENSTFKLIDIQDMEGMRTYERTITFLISYLFNSLFNLTVQIKYSYGDGIYGEVIESKEIKDLVPIIKNELIKLIKNDVYLKKFDLRKEDAIKLLSIKRGNFEPKLFKYLSKDIITVYSIDDYYSYFLGPLLPRTGMIKVFDIKPYRNGFLILLPDKKDKYRVGDIDKREKLFNTFEESQNWINTLGVKFVGDLNEKIIKNEILELILIQEVLHEKKIKEIGDLIYERKSKLVLIAGPTSSGKTTFTKKLGIYLRVIGFKPITISTDDYFLDREKTPLNEYGEPDYESIASIDYKFLQKNISELLNGKKIHSPKFNFATGKRVKGYEIEPQDGMIILVEGLHSLNPILTEEIDEKLKFKIYISALTQINFDNLNRIPTRDLRLIRRIVRDAVFRKISPKETIKQWKNVIQGEEKYIFPFQESVDVMFNSSLLYELPILKYYAERNLLSIDEKDDEYVKANILLNFLDHFVPLQPTDVPKTSILREFIGDGSFKY, from the coding sequence ATGAGAATAAGGTTAATAGACTTAATTAGCGACATAGATTATCCTTATACTTCAGCAATAGTAAATAATAGAAGAGTTGGTTTTTTAGATGAAATAGAAGAAAATTCAACCTTTAAACTTATTGATATTCAAGATATGGAGGGAATGAGAACCTATGAAAGAACTATAACTTTTCTTATTTCATATCTATTTAATTCTCTTTTTAATCTCACAGTCCAAATTAAATACTCATATGGCGATGGAATTTATGGTGAAGTTATAGAAAGTAAAGAAATAAAAGATCTTGTACCAATAATAAAAAATGAATTAATAAAACTAATAAAAAATGATGTTTACTTAAAGAAATTTGACTTAAGAAAAGAAGATGCAATAAAACTTCTCTCAATCAAAAGAGGAAATTTTGAACCAAAACTATTTAAATATCTTTCAAAAGATATAATAACTGTTTATTCAATTGATGATTATTATTCATATTTTTTAGGCCCTCTCCTTCCAAGAACAGGTATGATAAAAGTTTTTGACATTAAACCCTATAGAAATGGTTTTTTAATTCTTTTGCCAGACAAAAAAGATAAATATAGAGTTGGAGATATAGATAAAAGAGAAAAACTTTTCAATACATTTGAAGAGTCTCAAAACTGGATAAATACTCTTGGTGTAAAATTTGTTGGTGATTTAAATGAAAAAATAATTAAAAATGAAATTTTAGAACTGATTTTAATTCAAGAGGTGCTTCATGAAAAAAAGATAAAAGAGATTGGTGATTTGATTTATGAAAGAAAAAGTAAGTTAGTTTTAATTGCTGGTCCTACATCATCTGGTAAAACAACATTTACAAAAAAACTTGGAATTTATCTTAGAGTAATTGGCTTTAAACCAATTACCATTTCTACTGATGATTATTTTCTTGATAGAGAGAAAACTCCTTTAAATGAGTATGGTGAACCTGATTATGAATCAATAGCCTCTATTGATTATAAATTTCTTCAAAAAAATATAAGTGAATTATTAAATGGAAAAAAAATTCATTCTCCTAAATTTAATTTTGCTACTGGAAAAAGAGTCAAAGGTTATGAAATAGAGCCACAAGATGGAATGATTATTTTAGTTGAAGGACTTCATTCTCTTAATCCTATTTTAACTGAGGAGATTGATGAAAAATTAAAATTTAAAATTTATATCTCTGCTTTAACTCAAATAAATTTTGATAATTTAAATAGAATCCCAACAAGAGATTTAAGATTAATTAGAAGGATAGTTAGAGACGCAGTTTTTAGAAAAATTTCACCAAAAGAAACTATAAAGCAGTGGAAAAATGTAATTCAGGGTGAAGAGAAATATATATTTCCATTTCAAGAAAGTGTAGATGTTATGTTTAACTCCTCTCTTTTATATGAACTTCCAATATTAAAGTATTATGCAGAGAGAAATCTTTTAAGTATAGATGAAAAAGATGATGAATATGTAAAAGCAAATATTCTTTTAAATTTTTTAGATCATTTTGTGCCTCTACAACCAACAGATGTTCCCAAAACATCAATTTTAAGAGAATTTATTGGAGATGGTTCTTTTAAATATTAA
- a CDS encoding TAXI family TRAP transporter solute-binding subunit, with protein sequence MYFKKFILILVLIIILISFSIVSCKKPEEKPVGPTKVFIGIATGGTGGTYFPVGGAIASIISNFADYETPQGKVDIVATAQTSGASVANVNMITNKEIETGFAQNNVVYWAYTGTEAFKDKPPMKNLRVIMSLYPETIQIVALKKSGIKTVFDLKGKKVAVGDKGSGTEIDARTILSLHGITYDDIEEQFMSFAEAADALKDERIDALFTTAGIPTASIVELSTTKEITIVEITDDKINELIQKVPYYSKFVIPKETYKGMEKDVQTVTCLAQWVCDETLDPEVVYHIVKAVFEHKADLEKVHAKGKDITPENAVKGVAIPFHPGAEKYFKELGLIK encoded by the coding sequence ATGTATTTTAAAAAATTTATTCTCATTTTAGTTTTAATTATTATTTTAATTTCTTTTAGTATTGTATCTTGTAAAAAACCAGAAGAAAAACCAGTTGGCCCAACAAAAGTCTTTATTGGAATTGCAACTGGTGGAACTGGTGGGACCTATTTCCCTGTTGGAGGAGCAATTGCTTCAATTATTTCAAATTTTGCAGATTATGAAACACCACAAGGTAAAGTGGATATTGTTGCAACAGCACAAACATCTGGAGCCTCAGTTGCTAATGTAAATATGATCACAAATAAGGAAATTGAAACTGGTTTTGCTCAAAATAATGTTGTTTATTGGGCATATACAGGAACAGAAGCCTTTAAAGATAAACCACCAATGAAAAATTTAAGAGTAATTATGTCACTTTATCCAGAGACAATTCAAATTGTAGCACTTAAAAAATCTGGAATTAAAACTGTATTTGATTTGAAAGGTAAAAAAGTCGCAGTTGGCGATAAAGGAAGTGGAACTGAAATAGATGCGAGAACAATTCTTTCATTACATGGAATAACATATGATGACATTGAAGAACAATTTATGTCATTTGCTGAAGCAGCAGATGCTTTAAAAGATGAGAGAATTGATGCATTATTCACAACCGCAGGAATACCAACAGCAAGTATAGTTGAACTTTCAACTACTAAAGAGATAACAATTGTAGAAATTACTGATGATAAAATAAATGAACTTATTCAAAAAGTTCCATATTACTCAAAATTTGTTATTCCAAAAGAAACATATAAAGGAATGGAAAAAGATGTTCAAACAGTAACATGTCTTGCTCAATGGGTTTGTGATGAAACTCTTGATCCAGAAGTTGTTTATCATATTGTAAAAGCAGTTTTTGAACATAAAGCAGACCTTGAGAAAGTACATGCTAAAGGAAAAGATATAACACCTGAAAATGCAGTAAAAGGAGTAGCAATTCCATTTCATCCTGGAGCAGAAAAATATTTCAAAGAATTAGGATTAATAAAGTAA
- a CDS encoding BMP family protein, with the protein MSKKFIFLGVLILIALLIFTACAKKEEKPVEEKKIKVVGVYATPLEEPWPNVIHQALLKAKETLGIEYEWVESVGYTDFERVLREIADTKKPDIIMGDAFGNEEPARRVAKDYPNIAFAFGSGGGPMNPNFAVFDNWIHEPAYLCGLIAGKLTKTNVVGVVGGYPVPEVNRIVNAFIQGVKEANPNAKVKVTFIGSWFDPPKAKEAAIAQIEAGADVMYAERYGVIDACKERNIPCFGSLLDQWELAPDLVITGPVWDMYPTVEYVVEQVKKGTFEAIDLKDFSMMAKGGAKLAPYHNWETKLPQEIKDLVEKRKQEILSGVFRVDVNEGVPKSD; encoded by the coding sequence GTGAGTAAAAAATTTATTTTTTTAGGGGTTTTAATTTTAATCGCACTTCTAATTTTCACTGCATGTGCAAAGAAGGAAGAAAAACCAGTGGAAGAAAAAAAGATTAAAGTTGTTGGAGTTTATGCTACTCCTCTTGAGGAACCATGGCCAAATGTTATTCACCAAGCATTGCTTAAGGCAAAAGAAACACTTGGAATTGAGTATGAATGGGTAGAGAGTGTAGGTTATACTGACTTTGAGAGAGTTTTAAGAGAAATTGCAGACACAAAGAAACCAGATATTATAATGGGAGATGCTTTTGGAAATGAAGAACCTGCAAGAAGAGTTGCAAAGGATTATCCAAACATTGCTTTTGCTTTTGGTTCAGGTGGTGGACCAATGAATCCAAATTTTGCAGTTTTTGACAACTGGATTCATGAGCCAGCATATTTATGTGGATTAATTGCTGGCAAGTTAACAAAAACAAATGTTGTTGGTGTTGTAGGAGGTTATCCAGTTCCAGAAGTGAATAGAATTGTTAATGCATTTATTCAAGGTGTAAAAGAGGCAAACCCAAATGCAAAAGTAAAAGTAACATTTATAGGAAGTTGGTTTGATCCACCAAAAGCAAAAGAGGCTGCAATTGCACAAATTGAGGCAGGGGCAGATGTAATGTATGCAGAAAGATATGGTGTAATAGATGCATGTAAAGAGAGAAATATTCCATGTTTTGGTAGTTTGTTAGACCAATGGGAACTTGCACCAGATTTAGTAATTACAGGTCCAGTTTGGGATATGTATCCAACAGTTGAATATGTTGTTGAACAAGTTAAAAAGGGCACTTTTGAAGCAATTGATCTTAAAGATTTTTCTATGATGGCAAAAGGTGGAGCAAAACTTGCACCATATCATAATTGGGAAACAAAACTTCCACAAGAAATAAAAGATTTAGTTGAAAAGAGAAAACAAGAGATACTTTCAGGTGTATTTAGAGTAGATGTTAATGAAGGAGTTCCAAAATCTGATTAA
- the glyA gene encoding serine hydroxymethyltransferase produces MVEFLKKVDPEIFDAIYKEIEREHSNLELIASENFVSYGVLAALGSPLTNKYAEGYPGKRYYGGCEFVDIAEELAINRAKMLFNAEHANVQPHSGTQANMAVYFTVLNPGDTILSMELSHGGHLSHGSPVSFSGRYYRVIYYGVKKDDETIDFDMVRDLALKERPKLIVTGYSAYPRKIDFEKFREIANEVNAYLMADIAHIAGLVATGFHPSPVQYADFVTSTTHKTLRGPRGAFILTKEIYKKDLDKNVFPGIQGGPLMHVIAAKAVCFKEAMSEDFKKYQERIVKNAKKLAETLKNEGARLVSDGTDTHLMLVDLRPFKITGKDAERILGSVNITVNKNTIPFDPEKPFIASGIRLGTPALTTRGMGEEEMEIIGKLIAKVLKNPNDDNVLNEVRKEVKELCERFPLYKELREEFKKYL; encoded by the coding sequence ATGGTTGAATTTTTAAAGAAAGTGGATCCTGAAATTTTTGATGCAATTTACAAAGAAATAGAAAGAGAACATTCAAATCTTGAACTTATAGCATCAGAAAATTTTGTAAGTTATGGAGTTCTTGCAGCACTTGGTTCTCCACTAACTAATAAATATGCAGAAGGTTATCCAGGAAAGAGATATTATGGTGGTTGTGAATTCGTTGATATAGCAGAAGAATTGGCTATAAATAGAGCAAAGATGCTTTTTAATGCAGAACATGCAAATGTTCAACCACATTCTGGGACTCAGGCAAATATGGCAGTTTATTTTACTGTTCTAAATCCAGGAGATACTATTTTATCAATGGAACTTTCTCATGGCGGACACCTTTCTCATGGAAGCCCTGTTTCTTTTTCTGGAAGATACTACAGGGTTATTTATTATGGAGTAAAAAAAGATGATGAAACAATTGATTTCGATATGGTAAGAGATCTTGCTTTAAAAGAAAGACCTAAACTTATTGTTACAGGCTATTCTGCTTATCCAAGAAAAATTGATTTTGAGAAATTTAGAGAAATTGCGAATGAAGTAAATGCTTATCTTATGGCAGATATTGCTCATATTGCAGGATTAGTTGCAACTGGATTTCACCCATCTCCTGTTCAATATGCAGATTTTGTAACTTCAACAACACACAAAACTTTAAGAGGACCAAGAGGTGCATTTATATTAACAAAAGAGATCTATAAAAAAGATTTAGATAAAAATGTTTTTCCAGGAATTCAAGGTGGCCCATTAATGCATGTAATTGCAGCAAAAGCAGTTTGTTTTAAAGAAGCAATGAGTGAAGATTTTAAAAAGTATCAAGAGAGAATTGTTAAAAATGCAAAAAAATTAGCAGAAACATTAAAAAATGAAGGCGCTCGTCTTGTTTCAGATGGCACAGATACACATCTTATGTTAGTTGATTTAAGACCTTTTAAAATTACAGGAAAAGATGCTGAAAGAATTTTAGGAAGTGTGAATATAACAGTTAACAAAAATACAATTCCATTTGATCCTGAAAAACCATTTATTGCAAGTGGAATAAGACTTGGAACTCCTGCATTAACAACAAGAGGAATGGGAGAAGAAGAAATGGAAATTATTGGAAAATTAATAGCAAAAGTTCTTAAAAATCCAAATGATGATAATGTTTTAAATGAGGTTAGAAAAGAAGTTAAAGAACTTTGTGAAAGATTTCCTCTATATAAGGAATTAAGAGAGGAGTTTAAAAAATATCTTTAA
- a CDS encoding TRAP transporter permease, translating to MSELREEEILKGKEILEKYEVSGKRRKLKGFELYLVKIVAIAFSIFQFYTIGFKFFPPQIQRPLHVGFAFLLIYLLIPPTSKEKKDKIPLYDWVISILVVIVFLYPIIFYEQLIYRAGVPTQIDIVIGLIAIILILEGTRRVVGLPLMIIALLFVLYAIFGKSIPGIFAHRGFTITRVVDHLFYTLDGIFGIPISVSTKFVYAFILFGALAERTGVSELIVNIARAIAGKAPGGPAKISVITSAALGTVSGSSVANVVTDGVFNIPLMKKTGYKDYFAGAVEAAASTGGQIMPPVMGAAAFIMAEFIGVPYVRIIFAAIVPAILYFMGVYFSLHFEAKRLGLRGLRKEEIPNLIYELTYKGYILTPFIVLVYKLMAGFTVMEAAFVSIISVILTSLLSEIAKTVTQDFDERNKVLFLYISIYIPLIFFFIFFFLSSINIIYLAFLTALLSIVFCYLIFILKSVVKYENKNKIFIDRIIKVFKNTLLLTLEGFEEGAYTSLSVVAACASAGFIAGMSTLTGLALRFATAVVSLATSVKDFFNSIFAKFLPFIKIDTPMPFTLIFTVIACLILGMGIPTTGNYIIMAIITAPALFPFLTKYDPTTRMLIAHMFVFYYGILADVTPPVALAAYAGAGIAGSNPFKTGFTAFKLALAGFLVPFVFVYNPILLGVNFVWSEAIIAYITAIIGVIFLGASSIGYFVTKLNFLERVLLFLSSILLIVPGLKTDLIGIGIGALVYVIQKVRQKGGKK from the coding sequence ATGAGCGAGTTAAGAGAAGAAGAAATATTAAAAGGTAAAGAGATTCTTGAAAAGTATGAAGTAAGTGGAAAAAGAAGAAAGTTAAAAGGCTTTGAACTTTATTTAGTTAAAATAGTTGCAATTGCTTTTTCAATATTTCAATTTTATACAATCGGGTTTAAATTTTTCCCTCCTCAGATCCAAAGACCTCTTCATGTTGGATTTGCATTTTTGCTTATCTATTTATTAATACCACCAACATCAAAAGAGAAAAAAGATAAAATTCCTTTATATGATTGGGTAATTTCCATACTAGTTGTTATTGTTTTTCTCTATCCAATAATTTTTTATGAACAACTCATATATAGAGCAGGAGTTCCTACTCAAATTGATATTGTAATAGGTTTAATTGCTATAATTTTAATTCTTGAAGGAACAAGAAGGGTTGTTGGTTTACCTTTAATGATTATTGCTTTGCTTTTTGTTTTATATGCTATATTTGGGAAATCAATTCCTGGAATTTTTGCTCATAGAGGATTTACAATTACAAGAGTTGTTGATCATTTATTTTACACTCTTGATGGTATTTTTGGAATACCTATTTCTGTTTCAACAAAATTTGTTTATGCTTTTATACTTTTTGGTGCGCTTGCTGAGAGAACAGGAGTTTCAGAACTTATTGTTAATATTGCACGTGCAATTGCAGGAAAAGCACCAGGAGGTCCTGCAAAAATCTCTGTAATAACAAGTGCTGCATTAGGAACAGTTAGTGGAAGTTCAGTTGCAAATGTTGTAACAGATGGCGTATTTAATATTCCACTTATGAAAAAAACTGGATATAAAGATTACTTTGCAGGTGCAGTAGAAGCAGCAGCATCAACTGGTGGGCAAATTATGCCTCCTGTTATGGGAGCAGCAGCATTTATTATGGCTGAATTTATTGGGGTTCCTTATGTAAGAATAATTTTTGCAGCAATTGTTCCGGCAATTTTATATTTTATGGGTGTATACTTCTCTCTCCATTTTGAAGCAAAAAGATTAGGTTTAAGAGGCTTAAGAAAGGAGGAGATACCAAATTTAATTTATGAATTAACATATAAAGGATATATATTAACACCATTTATAGTTTTAGTTTACAAACTTATGGCAGGTTTCACAGTTATGGAGGCCGCATTTGTTTCAATCATTTCTGTAATTCTTACAAGTCTACTCTCAGAAATTGCAAAAACTGTAACACAAGATTTTGACGAAAGGAATAAAGTTTTATTTCTATATATATCAATTTATATTCCTTTAATATTCTTTTTTATATTTTTCTTTTTAAGTTCAATTAATATTATTTATTTAGCATTCTTAACTGCGCTTTTATCTATAGTTTTTTGTTATTTAATATTTATTTTAAAATCTGTAGTTAAATATGAAAATAAAAATAAAATTTTTATAGATAGAATTATAAAAGTTTTTAAAAATACTCTTCTTTTAACACTTGAGGGTTTTGAGGAAGGAGCATATACCTCTCTATCAGTTGTTGCAGCATGTGCTTCTGCAGGATTTATTGCAGGAATGTCAACTTTAACAGGTCTTGCCTTAAGATTTGCAACTGCTGTAGTATCATTAGCAACAAGTGTAAAAGATTTCTTTAACTCAATTTTTGCTAAGTTTTTGCCATTTATAAAAATTGATACTCCAATGCCATTTACTCTTATTTTTACTGTTATAGCATGTTTAATTTTAGGAATGGGAATTCCAACTACAGGAAATTATATTATAATGGCAATTATTACAGCACCAGCACTTTTTCCATTTCTAACCAAATACGACCCAACAACAAGAATGTTAATTGCACACATGTTTGTTTTTTATTATGGAATTCTTGCTGATGTAACACCGCCAGTTGCACTTGCTGCTTATGCAGGTGCAGGAATTGCAGGTTCAAATCCATTTAAAACAGGTTTCACAGCATTCAAATTAGCACTTGCAGGTTTTTTGGTCCCTTTTGTTTTTGTTTACAATCCAATTTTACTTGGAGTAAATTTTGTATGGAGTGAAGCAATTATTGCATATATAACTGCCATTATTGGAGTTATCTTTCTTGGTGCATCATCAATTGGATATTTTGTAACCAAATTAAATTTTTTAGAAAGAGTTTTGTTATTTTTATCATCTATTTTATTAATTGTTCCTGGTTTAAAAACAGATTTAATTGGTATCGGTATTGGCGCATTAGTGTATGTGATTCAAAAAGTTAGACAAAAAGGAGGTAAAAAATGA
- a CDS encoding roadblock/LC7 domain-containing protein → MIQDFNLIKEKLVNLKERDKTIETLIVVSKDGLPISSTLETEDEEKLAALSASLIMLGERAIEDFNKGEFEEILAKGKNGYIAIYNLEQGMALVATLNNEAKLGLIRLELKSLVKDLNQLIQGY, encoded by the coding sequence ATGATTCAAGACTTCAATTTAATTAAAGAAAAATTAGTAAATTTAAAAGAAAGAGACAAAACAATTGAAACATTAATTGTTGTAAGCAAGGATGGTTTACCAATTTCATCAACACTTGAAACTGAGGACGAAGAAAAATTAGCAGCACTTTCTGCCTCTTTAATTATGTTAGGAGAGAGAGCAATTGAAGATTTTAATAAAGGGGAATTTGAAGAGATTTTAGCAAAAGGGAAAAATGGTTATATTGCAATTTATAATCTTGAACAAGGAATGGCTCTTGTTGCAACATTAAATAATGAAGCAAAACTTGGTTTAATAAGACTCGAATTAAAGAGTTTAGTAAAAGATTTAAATCAATTAATTCAAGGTTATTAA
- a CDS encoding DUF1850 domain-containing protein, which produces MPPLLSMLKKLFLTLILILIFILNSSYLFSENLYILNFIDYKSNKNLFSFLIKENDTFCITYIHSVALTKVYEFYKIKNGKILLYEFHFYDQCAGLPTEAQENETLILENGVFKLKNMKREFEKIIYGIYEKGSFTLVYKNKTFNLSNLFGNRFLKIEIRRL; this is translated from the coding sequence ATGCCACCCCTTTTAAGTATGTTAAAGAAATTATTTTTAACTTTAATTTTGATATTAATTTTTATTTTAAACTCTTCATACCTATTTTCTGAAAATTTATATATTTTAAACTTTATTGATTATAAGTCAAATAAAAATCTTTTCTCTTTTTTAATTAAAGAAAATGATACATTTTGTATAACTTATATCCATTCTGTTGCATTAACTAAAGTTTATGAGTTTTATAAAATAAAAAATGGAAAAATTTTATTATATGAATTTCATTTTTATGATCAATGTGCAGGTCTTCCAACAGAAGCACAAGAGAACGAAACCTTAATTCTTGAAAATGGTGTATTTAAATTAAAAAATATGAAAAGAGAATTTGAAAAAATAATTTATGGTATTTATGAAAAAGGCTCTTTTACTTTAGTATATAAAAATAAAACATTTAATTTATCTAATCTTTTTGGGAACAGATTTTTAAAAATCGAAATTAGGAGGCTTTGA